DNA sequence from the Delphinus delphis chromosome 7, mDelDel1.2, whole genome shotgun sequence genome:
ATTTCCTTGCTCATAGAAATTTTGGTTGACAGAGCAGACACTGTCAGACACAGGACAAGGCAGAACCACGGCAGTGACCATCCCGCCACCTGAAACAAAGCTCAGGAGTTATACCCAAAAATAAAGCTAAGACTCCAACATTCAGCCCTTTCACCTGCTTTTTCTGCAGAAGAGATTTATGCAGAGATAAATCCTTGCCACCTGGAAGTCCAGGCTGGTCCCTGGGCCCAAGAGCACAACTCCAGCAGCCTCCGGGAAGGACCCAGGCCACTGCTGCATGCGCCACATGCCACTCAGAGCAGCCCGCGTCCACTGATGGAGCTGGAGAGCCGGGCTGCGTGCAGTGGGGGCCTTGATGCCAGAAAGAGAGGCAGGTGGGGAGCGGGGCGGAGCCAGCCCGTCAGGCCTTCCCGCGCCCGGGGGCCAACTGCTCCGGTTCAGCCCCTGCCCCTACTCCCGCCCCTGTCCCACCACTCACCAGCAAAACCCCCAAATCCCTCGAGCCTGACTCCTCACCTGTGCAATGCTGCCCTGGTACCGCCCCCGAGTTCTCACACGCACTAAATAGGGTCACTGAGGGCGGCACCCAGCAGACTCCTGGGCACAGAGCTGGCTCTTCGAGCCCCTTGTCTGCCCTTCCCGTCACCTGGCCCCCATCTCCTGCATCCCCACCAACAGCCAGTGAAAACATCACGGAACAGGGCCGAAGCCCCTGCCGGGTCCGGGCCCAGATGAGCCCCAAAGGACATGGAGGTCACGCACGGGCAGGGGTGCTGGTCAGGGCAGAGGGCCTGCTGGGTGGGCTGTCTCAGGACAAAAGCACAGATAATCGCGGCTGCACTGCATAGCAGACAGAAAtggagggacacacacacacacacacacactttgagtacttttgtcatttttgtttgtttcattttgttttgaacaCTAAGATTTATTTTCAAACAGCACACAGACGTCTGcggggcagggccaggccaggcTGGTGTCTGGGCCCGAGGTCTCAGGGGACGCTGGACGCCACCCGCGGCAGCTGCCAGGAAAGGAGGGCCCCGGCCCCGGCGGCCGGCCCAAGCTTCAGGCAAGCGCGGTGCGCGGCGGCCCCCAGGACCCGCCCCGCGGCCGGGCACCCAGGCGGCGGCAGTGGCGCCACCCAGCGGGCGCGGGCGGGGGAGGCGGCCGGGAACTCAACTAGGGGATACAGCAGCTTCAGGAACACTGGCGATTCCGCCGGACTCGCCGAAACCAGGCTCTTTGGAAAACCACCTCATCTTTGGGAAGACACCTCCTGGCTTAGGTCTCTCCCCTcaatttccctttgcttttcaaaagtttaaaaacaaaaacggaaaaaaaaaaaaaaaagaaacacacattttTCGGGAAAAGGTGCTGCTGTTCACGCATCCGCAGCACCACCAGCCGCTCTGCTCTCACTGCACCCTCGCGGTGAAGTTCTCGGGGAAGACGCCCCGGCACTTCTCCAGTTCCTTGTGCAGATTCCAGTCGCTCTCCTTCACACCCATGAGCCAGCCTTCATCCTGAGGGGAAGCCAGCGCGTTgcatggggctgggggaggacgACGTCCACCCCGACAGGGCGAGCCCTCCTTCTGGCCGCTCATTTCCTCTAGACCGTCACACCCGCCTTAAAGGACGCCTCCTCCAGGCAGCATTCCCTGCTCTTCTCTTGAGACCCAAACCGGGCACCCCAGCCCAGGAGCCATCCCTCCCTGCAGTAGGTGCATTTAACTCTTTATTGTTTGGTGAGTCCTCAGGCGGGAAGGCAGCCTGACTGCTGCACTGGTCCAAACGCCCCTAAACGACTCCTTCAATCCCCCACCAAAGAGCTTCCCACCAGCTGGTGCCCACAGAGGCCACATCACCGAGGAGGACATCAACTGTTCTTCCGGCCTTCCACAAACAATGCCAGAAAGTTCTGCTGAGCACTGACCACTTGAAAGCTTCTAGAGTGACCTGAGGCCATCCCACCAAGCCCTCGGAGTCGAACCTGACCTTTGCTTTAATAGTGACCCCTCAGAGGGCTCATCTACCCAAGCCGTGACAAGCCCTGACCCCTGGGCCTGCAGTGACCACACACCCCCTGCCATCGCTGCCCCTGCAGCGGGGCTATGCCTGGGACCCACCTGCAGGATTACCTGCCTTGTCCTAGACCCTGAGCCACTTCCACCCATCCCAGATGGCTCCCACTGTGGGCTGGGAGACCAGCAGTCTGCTCCTACAAACCCCACCTAGCCCGGGGCTGGCCCACTGGGGAGATCGGCGGGGACCTGGGGCTTTAGGAAAATGGGCTGATTCAGCGCCAGGCCCAGGAAATCCTTGTCACTCAAACCTCCCAGCCCACGGTGGCCTCAGTAAGTACCTGCTGTCCTCAAGCCCCAGCCCAGGACGCCCCAGCCAGGTTGGCCTCACCCCAATccagccctcctcccaccctcggCCACTCTGACAATTCCACCACACGGACATGGTGGTGACTGAACGGACTAGAGTCCCACTAGGTCCCCTCTGCACTGTGGCTGCCACCTGGATACCCATGTGGGCAgccccactggaccgccagcacCCCACAAACAGGGGCTCCTGCTGCGGGGCCCCAGCGACCTGAATAAAGCAGCCCATCCAGACctgggggggaggagagggggcagtTCTGCTCAGCAAAGCCCACTCTGAGGACCTTCACAacaaggagaggccacagcacgaGAAGGGTCTGCGAGGCACAGGGTGAGGACCAGCTGGGGACAGGGCTGTGGACTCGGGGGTCTGTCACATGGGCAGGGAAGGGCGGGGCCAGCCTGGAGGGTGGCACCTGGGGCCAACAGGAGGCTGCAGAGCGGCGGGTGGGGGGCAGCCTGGGATGCGGTCCTGGAGGAGGGGGGCCCGGGTTGGGGGGGCCTGGAAGGGAGAAGGGGCCCAAGGAACTAGGATGCAGAGAATCGAGAGAAAGGCAGACAGAGGCtgaggaaaggaggaagcaagAAGCAGGAAGTGAGAAACTGAGGGGGGCAGACAGGGTGAGAGCAGAAAAGGGGAACTGTGCCGGCCGCAGGGAAGGGAGGCGGAAGCAAAGGCGAGGCCGTGGGGAGAGGCCGCGGGTCGGCTGGCGTGGctctgctgccccctgctggCCGCGCCGCCTCCCTGCAGACCGGGCCTCACCTGCTCCTCTGGGTTCTGGAAGGGGATCACCAGCACCACGTCCCCAGCTTTGAGCTGCAGCTCGTCCGTATCAGTGGCCGTGTAGTCGTGCTGGGCCTGCACCtgcagagggtggggagagcTGACACGCCTTTCCTCGGCAGCCTCTGTCCCACCTGCAGCCCCGTGGGCGCCGGGAGAAGGTGAAAGTAGCAGGAGCGGGGCTCGGAAGCCACCTCGCGGATCGGGGAGCAGAGGGCGGGTAGTCGGGGAGGGACGGCTTTGGGCCCCCCACATAGCCTCGGGCCCAGCGTCCTCCCCCCCCCACGGAGGCAGCCGAAGGCTGCGGGTCAGCAGGCCAGGCTCACCTTGAACATGAACCCCGGGGGCAGGTCCAGGCGCCCTGCCCCGCTGCCGCCCTCCACAGTGCCGTTCACAGCTGCCGAGAAGGTCTCCACCACCAGCGCGGGGAGAGAGCTCTGGCGGGAGGGGGCGCAGGTTAGCGAGGGCGGGGAGTGGGTCCCGGAGGGCGGGGCCGCGCGGGCAGAGAAGGGGGTGTCTGTGCCCAATGCCAGACCAGCCTGCCTCCAGGTTCCTCACCAGGAACCATGACCTGGACCAGCACAGAGCAAGACACGGGGCTAGGGAGCCGCGGGCGGCGGGGAGAAAAGACAGGGCCTTGGTCCCTGTCATCTTACGGAGGCTGCTTCACTTGCTGCCGTCTCCCCGGGCTCCTGGGCTCCAGCCGCAGGGTGGGTCCCACACGTCACTTCCGAGGCCTCTGCTGGCTGCAACATAAATGCCAGCATGGGGTCAGACACAGGATGGGGCGCTGAGACCGGGACAAGGAGAGGGGCCACGGAGAGCCAGTGCCTCTGCCTGGTACAGGGAGCCCCTCAAAGAAAGGCTCCGGGCACGGAAGCGGCTGGAGAAGGTGCTGGCAGACACACGGACCCCGAGTGACATGCTGCTGAGAAGCCCAGCGCAGGCCCCTGGCTGCCACCCCTGAGCCTCCCTCACAGGCCCTGCCCTCTAAGCCCAAGCCCTGGCCAGGCCTCGGCTTCCTGCCACCCGCCTGGTCCCGCTGGCCCCTCACAGGTGGCTCCCGTGGCGAGGGCCCAGGCAGGGCACCCCGGACGCTGCCCGGCTGCAGTCAGGCTGCAGCCACTTCTGAGCTCTGGGAGCAATCACTcggccctcccagcccccacctcctCATCTGCAGGAGGAAATGTCTAGGTCAGGCTGCAGGTTAAAGAATTCTGGAGAGTGCCCACCATGGACCTGGAGGTGCTCGAGAcatgcctccctcccaccgtgGGAGTCCTGAGCTGGGAAGCTGGGGCGGGGGTCGGCGAGCGGGGTGAGGGGCTGACCTGACTGAGCCACAGCCCTGCCCCGGGGCCTCCTGGCTCAGGGCCCTAGCCTCACCCTCAGTCCCACGGTGGCCTTGTCCGTCCTGTGCCCCCTCCTCCGGGCTCTTCCTCCATGCTAGACCCCCAGAGGCCGGGGGCGGGTGAGGGGCTGGCGGGGGCACTTACTTGGGCAGGCCCCGGCTCGGCCGTCTGGCTGGGCCAGGCCACGGCAAAGGTGCCCTCGGCAGCGCTGGGCTCCCTGGAAGGCAGGCTGCCAGCTGGACTCTCTGTGGGCTAGTGATGGGCCACCAGGGAGAacagggtgggaggggcggggggcgggggggggggcgggagacAAGAGAAGAAGGTCGTGAGCAGCCCAGCGTGGGCCCACGGGAGCAGATGGGCACCTGCAGCCTGGCCGCCCCACGGGGCACAGACAGAGACTCCCCAGAGGGACACCTCCTCCCACCACTGCGCAGGGGACAGGAAGGTGTGACACTGAATGTGTCACACGCAGCTCAGCACGTGGCTCTCTCTGGCCTCCTCCAGGGAAATACCCTGGAGCTTGCGAGCCCCGGAGCCTGGGCTGCAGGGCCTTCTCGCCAGCCCCTCCTGGTCCTGCGGGAGCCGCGTCACCAGCTGTGGGGTATCCCGTGTCCTCCCTGAGGGCGTGGATGTCTGAGCCACCAGGTGATGGCAGCACCTGTCAGGCAGGCGCCTGGCCTCGCTCTGTCTGTCCTGTTTCTCGAATCATCTCTCCCCCCTCCTCTGTCCCAGCAGCTCCCTGGTGCCACTGCCCTGCGGGGCCCCTGCTGACAGAAAGCTCCTCGGAGGCAAGGACCCTCCACCCCAGGGCCCCCCTACCCAGCAGGCCTTGGCCCAGCACGGGGACACCCCATCCACCCTCGGGGACCAGTTGGTCACTGTCTACGCCACTCACAGGCCCTGACAACTGGGCTGCACCACGGGGGACTCTTCAGAGGCTAAGCTGAGGAGCCTTTTCCCACAGGGCCTGGCTGAAGGCCCAGTGTCTCCATGGGGGGGGAGCGGGGGGGGAAGCAGACGAGCTGGAGGCCCGACAGCTCCCTGTGCGCGTGGGCACGGCCaggcgtgcgtgtgcgtgtgcaccTGTGAACCAGCCAGGTGCAAGACGAGGCAGGGTGGGCACAGAGCAAACACAGCTTACCTCCCAGAGGTCCCACGGAATTGACTGAGCACAGCAGAGGGGAGAAGGACAGAGTTAGCACGGAGGTTAGAGGCGGCGGCAGGCAAGCAGTCCCCAGGGACCCCCACCCCGCACCCATCCCAGGGACCTCGAGCCCAGCAGGCACAGGGCAGGCAGAACAGAGCCGGGCTCTGCGGTCCCCAGAGCACCAAGTCCTGGACACCTTCCAGGCTACTGAGACCCCCAGGCCAGGGAGTGCCCGAACCCGGGGCTGCCACCATGAGAGGGGCAGGAGGGTGCTGAGATGGACCGTGTAAGCTGCCAGGTGAGTGTTCAGCTGACCTTGTCCCGAAGGTCCTCTTGCTGACCTGTGTCCgccctcttccctttcccatgGTCAGGACCAGGGGAGGTGACAAGAGCTGGGGACCAGGGCTCCAGGGGAAGGGCAGTGAGTGGGCGGGGAGCCTGGTGACCCCAGGACCCCCAAAGGCCTGGGCCGAGATGGGCCCACGTGGCCGGAGGACAGACATGAACCCAGGCCCCGGGGCCCAGAGGCCGGTGGGCCCGTGGGCAGTGGTGGGCTCACACCAACCTGACCAGAGGGCGTGGGCGCCTTCACAGGGCTTGCCACAGGTGGGAGGGGGTCAAAGTCCAGGTCCAGCAGACTGGCCTGCTCCGAGAAAGGCCCCGGGGCCTCAAACTTGGCAACAGCGGCAGAGAAGGAAGGCAGTTAGTGCCAGGCTGTGAGCACTCGGCCAGGGCGGCACAGCAGGCTCCGCTCCCAGACACACCCACCAACACGAGGACACGCCCCACACCACACCCCCGGCAAGGCTCCGCCCACACGAGGACACACCTGGGGCGGGGCCAGCCGCCAGGCAGCCACCCGCCAGACCAAGGCCGAGCCCCCAACTGTCTCGCGTCTGTCCCATCCTGCAGGCCGAGGAGGCCTCCCCGGGCCTGCGCCCCCCAGCAGCGGCCCAGGCCAAGGCACGGGCTGGACAAGACCACACTGAGTCCCCCGGCTCGGAGGGCCCCTGGACGGGTACAGGCCTCCCCTTGCTGCCACAGACTGAGAGGCAGTCCTGTGGTGACACCCACCCCCAGCCAGCTCAGGGCCGAGCCAGCACACAGAGCCCAGGAGCCCCGTCGTaacggagggggcggggggggtccCCAACACCTGAGCACCCGTGTTCACACTGCacgtccctccccagcccccgcaAGTTTCCCATTCAGCGGGGCTGAGTGCAGCCCTGGGATGTGCACGTAACAGGAATGGCCCCAGGAGACGGGCCGCAGTGGCCCTGTCCACACTGTGAGAAGCCAGCCCCTCAGTAAGCTGGGCCAGACGATCGTGGAAGAAAAGCGTCTTTCCCAGAGCCACCCTGGAGGGCAAGCCGCCTGGCACCAGTGCCCAGCAGACACGCTGCCTTCCTGGGAGGAGGGCTTGCTCCCCTGTGGCCCCATCTcacacaaggggcttccctggggacaTGCCTGCCCTGGCTCAGCCCAGGGTCCTCCcctcaggcagggctgggagcgcCACAGCCCCGCAAGCCCAGGCCAGCCagcttccctccccactcccttgaTGGGGCCCAGAACTGACGGAACACACTCTCCAGCCCAAAGCACCCGAGGTCCTCCATTTAGAAGGACCCGAGACCTGGAAGCATGGGCAGAGGTCTCCAGGGGGGGCCTTCCCACCTGAGCTGCGGCCTGTGTGGGGAGACCCAACACCCGCACTCCTGAGAAGGGCTGGTGCCGCCAGCGCACAGCTCAGGGGATAAGACGCAGAGCGCAGAGGGCCCAGGCCCAAGCTCAGGGGACTCACTCCCGCCCCACACTCATCCCCAGCCACAGACTCTCCTTCAAGTCAAGCCCTGTCCAACGAGCCTGGGAGGAAGGTCACTGCCACCTCTAGGGGACCGAGTGTCCGGGAGGCCGCGCAGGCTGGGCCTGGGTGCCCTCACCGGCTGCAGGCAGCATTTCTCTGCCCCTCACggccccaccacccacccctctaAGAAGCCAGCCAGGCCCAGGCAGCCGCCGCCCCACCCACCAGACTCCAAGGGTACAGGGTCACCAGGCCAAGGGCAGACCGCGCACGCTCTGCTCACCTCCCAGCAGGCCAGCCTCCCACCATGCAGGCCCGGAACCGGCCTCGGGGGCAGGCACGCAGGCTACTCACCACAGCCCAGCAGAGCAGCGCTGTCGGCACAGCAGCCTGGGGGGAccagcccaccccagccccatgcAAAGCACCCTGGCGAGCGCTCTCCAACCCCGCTGGGCGGGGCCCCGGCTCCGAGGAGTGGGCGGAAGGACAGACGGGAGGCATGCAGAGAGCACGGAGGGGCGCAAGGGCCACGCTCAACGGGCAGCCTGGCTGCAGGTGAGGCCCTCAATTCCTCACCTGTGAGGTGGGGACAGCCCCTCCCAGAGGGGACTGAACCAGGCCCTGTAGGTCAGCGGCTGGCGCCACCCCCTGCACAGTGTCTACTAGCCCTCAAGTGCACCCCAAGGCGAAGGTAGGCTCCAGGCGGCAGGCGTCCCAGCCACAGGCTGCCCTGAGGCCACAGTTTCCCCAAGGCCCCGGGAGTGCCCGGGGCCAGCCTCAGCCAGGCTCTCCAGGAAGGCTCCCTCCCGTCCCCCGAGGCAGGGCAACCCccgccctcccccagccgccctgcACTGAAAGTTCCTAGCTCCGACCCGAAGTCCTCCCATGGGGGCTTGAAGCCCACTCACCCCACGGTCCCTCATCGCGGAGAGAACGGTCCTCCGCTCCTAACTGCCTCTCCCCCGATgtgccagccccagccctgcccctccctgcagaCCTCTGAGCTGCACAAGGCAGGACCCGGAGACCCGGGCAGGACAAGCCCACAGCAGTGCTGCAACGTGGGCCCAGCACAGCCTGGGACTAGCCAGCCTGCACGAATGGCGAGACCCGGCGAGGACAGGGCAGCCCGGCTGTGAGGCCCGGAGGCCAGGCTTGGAGTGGTCGGCGCACTGCGGCCTCTGTGAGCTGACCCGACCATGTGCGGCCCACCCCCCTGCCACCACAGTGACCTCCCCTGCTCCGCCCTCCCTCCGTCCCCCTGGGGATGGGCATTACGTGCCTCCTAGGGCATGGACAGCAGGAGCCGGGCTCTGCGGCCCAGCCACAGCCCCGGCTCCAAGTGGGGTCAGCAGCTCTGGGAGCTAAAGTCTCAGCGCCTTGCAGGTGTTCCCAACCCTGCGAGTCACCTCCTCACCGCTGCCCAAGCAGTGCTCTCCTGTCGCACACGGAACTCGCGGCAGATCCTgagcctgtccctcacccatcCTGACCTACACGCTCGCACGCTACCACCTCTGGCCAACGCACGGTGTCTGCTCGTAGGCAAACGTCACctgctccaggaagccttccatgaTTGGCCCAGGTCCTCCGTGCTCCCTGCCCCTTTTGGCCACAGCATCAATGGAACGGAGAGGCCACTGTGCAGCTGACGGTCTCTACTAGGACTGTTTGCCCGTGTCCCTAGGTCTGGCCACGTGCTCAGAGATGAGGGATGACGGGTGGAGGGACGGAGGGACGTGCGAGAGAGAGGCCCAGAGCCGACCCCTGCTCCTGAGGCAGAGGcaccgggggtgggaggggggaaaggTCATGCGCACCCTGAAAGAgcgagagaagggagagagagctggGCCGCGGCGGCCGCGGCTGACCTGGGAGGGGGTGGTCACGCTGATCTCAGGGACAGTTGTGTCCTCAAACAGGCTGAGGGTCTGCTGCTGCTTGACCTCCGTGCACGGGGTGTGTTTGGGAGGCGGAGGGACCGGTGGGCCTTTCCGGAGCTGGGGGTCGGCAGCAGTTGGGGGGCCGCACAGCAGAGCATGGGGGccagggagacagacagagacaaagCCACGTTAGTCACACCCCCAGCCGCCGAGGAGGACGAAACAAGGAGAGCCACTGCTCCCCGAGACACGGACCCCGAGACCACAGGGGCCCCCGGGAGGGGCCGAAGCAGGCGGTCGGAAACCCTgtgcagagagaggggagggcgGAGGGCGAGGGAgcgaaagaagagagaagaggagagaacaggacagaaaagaaagaaagaagggccTGCGGGGCCGCCAGGGGCTGGCTTCGGAGGATCTGGCCCTCACCGCCCTCGGGGGAGGCTGAGGAAAGAAACAGGAGCTGAGAGAGAGCCGGGCGTCCAGCCCCCTGCCTCTGCTCCTGCACTCCCGGGCCCTCTGCCCACCCCAACCCCTGGAGGAGCTGCAGCCCAGCCGCTGGCCGTCACCCCCGAGGCCAGCACACAGCCAGGGCCCCACAGAGGGCCACGCACCTGCCCACTCGGGGACCTCAGCaagtcaccccccccccccccccggcccagGCCTGGGTTTCATCGCTTGTCGTTGGGGTGATAACAGCGTCTGCCTTACAGGCTGGTTGTGAGGACAATGaatgaaaatacagaaaggcTGGCGCGGGGTCCGGCCCCGAGCAAGTGCTCGAGTCAAGTGCAGGCTCTCAACACCCTCTTAGCGTCGCTCTCCTAATCAGCTGTCCAGCGGGCCAGGAGCCGAAGGGCCAGGGGACAGCCCAGCAGGGCTCAGATGGTCCTGCCTGGCGgaccccacccctccttcctccctttgcaGCCCCTGGGGACGCTGCAGAAACCTGGAGAAAACTGACGGGGGGAGCgggcttccccctccctctcccctcactgAGCCCCTCCTCGCGATGCCCCTTTCAGAGTCCCACATGGCCCCCCGCAAGGAAGAAGGCaaggaagagggggaggcagCCACCTGCACGGATCTGGATGCAGTCTCCCCTGGAGACTGTCTCGGGAGGAAAGGAAGACGGAGAAGGTCAAGCAGCCCAAAGgccaggggaaaggagagaaggggatGCTACAGCAGGTGCAGGTGGGGGGACACTTAAGGAGGAGACAGACGGTCACAGATGCCCCTGTGACCCTGGCAGGGGCCGGGGCCACGGAGAGGAGCCAGGGCCGGCAGGGACAGGGGACAGGGATGGAGGGGAACGGCGGCAGagcaggaggcagaggaaggaagggagggacaggCCACCGAGACACGTGCCTACCTGAGACGGGGATTTGGGGAGGGCGGCCCCGGGGGTGGCCGCAGCAGCCGGCTCGGGCTCGTGGTTGACTCTGATCTCGGGGGTGGCGGCAGGGGAGCCATCAGGCGGAGGAGAGGGGCTCTTGTTCCCTTTCGCAGGGGCGTTGTCACTGCGGAGGCGAGACAAGAGAGGGGCCCGGATGCAGGGAGGCCGCGGCGTCCAGGAAGGTGTGCGTGTGACAGGGTGTGTGCACGTGCCAATGCCCCGGGGACCCGTGTGTGAAAAtgtgcacgcacgtgtgtgtgtccACGTAGATCCTGGGAAACTGAGGGTGTGTCCAGACTCACTGGAAAAACGTGACGCCCACGTGTGCACAAGTGTGTGTCCCTGTGCACCCACGTGTGAAACTGCACATTCGTGTGCAGAAGGACAGGTAGAAATGAGGCAACACAGGCGTGAGCACTGGGAACAGGCAGGTGTCCGCAGCAGGGCCTGCCCTGGACAACCACAGTGACAACCACACCCGGAGCTGAGATCTGCGGGGCCCCGGGCGGGGGGACCAGGGCGGGAGCCGGGAGCCGCCGCCAGGGGCCGGCCAGCCTCCCTCAGGCCTCCACCAGGTGCAGGGGCGCCGAGCCCCACAGCAGGAGAAAGCCACGCATCCTAGAAGCAAGGTGAGTCTCACCCCCACGCGTCACGCAGCAGCCTCTGTGCTCAGGGCGGCCCCGCTCCTCAGCCTGAGCCCACGGGCCTCCGGGCCAGCTTGCCTGCCGTTCACCCCTCACGCCAGCGCACAGCCAGCCCCGCTCCCCAGGCCCCGAGCCTTTGCTCCCACGGGTCCTCCCGGGGAACCCGGGGAACCGGCAGAGGCAACGGGCAGAGGGGGTAAATAAACGGGGGGGGGGTCTTCACAGCGGGGACGAGAGGGTGAGGCCCCCAAGTCGAGTCTCAGTACCAACAAGGACAAACGGTGTGCACGGCCCGCTACTGggtgcaaaataaaaatctatgctGTACTTGCCTAAAGAAACTGTAGAACAGTGCTGACTGAGACCAGCCACGAGCTACAGGCGGctgtttaaattaaataaattaaaaattcagctccTCAGTCACCCTGGCTACATTTCCAGTGTCCACCAGCCACATGAGGCAGGCGGCCATTGTGCTGGACCGGGCAGGTCTAGAAGGACAGACAGAAACTAGTGACCCCATCACCTGCCCGAGCATGGCGGGGGGCCAGACAATGGCACAGATGCGTGGGAGACTCGCTGGTTCCTTCTCACCTTTACTGAATGTGTTTTATGGGAACGTCTTTGCCTCCTTAAAGAATACACATACATCCAGCAtatgtacacacacgcacacacacacaattcctaCACACCGCGGGGCTACAGCAGCCCTCTCCCTGAGCCTCCGGACCTCCCTTCCTCCACTCCTGGTCAGGCCGCAGCCCAAGAGGAACGTGCTGAGGCGGTCTGCCCGCCCTCCGTTCCCACCGACACCCCTCTGCCCCCCAACACGCACACCACACACAGGAAGGCGAGTTAGGGGTTAGTGGCGCCCTGGGCAGGGCCAGGCGCATGCACAGGGGCCGGGGCGCTGGCCTCCGAGGCCCCCACCACACAGCACTCACTGCCGGTACCTGTTCTTCTTTCTGCGCAGCCGCGAGAAcagtttagttttctttctgtggggACGGGCGGGACGTTGAGGCCTTTGTTTGGGGGAAATGCAGGTGTGGGCCCGGCCTTTTCCCTTCCCTCATCGGCAGCCCCTCTGCTCAGAGGAGGGCTAAGAGCAGAAGCCCTCCTAACTCCCGGAGGCCGGGAAGAGGGCCCAGTCCTGCCCACGGTCCCGGCTGTCCCGTCCTGGGGCCCCCGCTGGCCTCCGTGTCCTGCCAGGCACGCTGAGGTGGTGCCCACGGAACAAGCAAAAAGAGGACGCTGCCCTGAAGCAGGACCTGGCGGGCGGCAGGCGGCTCAGGCCGGGACAGCGCTGGCCACCCGCCCTGCCCGGGGTCCAGCCACAGGAGCTCTGGGGCCCAAGAAGGACCGGGGTCAGTGGGGGGCCCTGGGAGAGGTGGCAACCTGGCTGCCCGCTTTGCTGCAAAGGGGGCTCACGAGCCTCCAaggcccttcctctcccctcagaCCAGCCCTTTCCCAAGGCGGCCTGGCCCCCGCTGCCTGCACTGCCCGGGTGGGCGGCGCCCTCCACCCCCCTCACCCATCCTGGACGCGCCACCATGACCTCCAGGCCA
Encoded proteins:
- the BIN1 gene encoding myc box-dependent-interacting protein 1 isoform X1, whose product is MAEMGSKGVTAGKIASNVQKKLTRAQEKVLQKLGKADETKDEQFEQCVQNFNKQLTEGTRLQKDLRTYLASVKAMHEASKKLNECLQEVYEPDWPGRDEANKIAENNDLLWVDYHQKLVDQALLTMDTYLGQFPDIKSRIAKRGRKLVDYDSARHHYESLQTAKKKDEAKIAKPVSLLEKAAPQWCQGKLQAHLVAQTNLLRNQAEEELVKAQKVFEEMNVDLQEELPSLWNSRVGFYVNTFQSIAGLEENFHKEMSKLNQNLNDVLVSLEKQHGSNTFTIKAQPSDNAPAKGNKSPSPPPDGSPAATPEIRVNHEPEPAAAATPGAALPKSPSQLRKGPPVPPPPKHTPCTEVKQQQTLSLFEDTTVPEISVTTPSQFEAPGPFSEQASLLDLDFDPLPPVASPVKAPTPSGQSIPWDLWEPTESPAGSLPSREPSAAEGTFAVAWPSQTAEPGPAQPAEASEVTCGTHPAAGAQEPGETAASEAASSSLPALVVETFSAAVNGTVEGGSGAGRLDLPPGFMFKVQAQHDYTATDTDELQLKAGDVVLVIPFQNPEEQDEGWLMGVKESDWNLHKELEKCRGVFPENFTARVQ
- the BIN1 gene encoding myc box-dependent-interacting protein 1 isoform X6 codes for the protein MAEMGSKGVTAGKIASNVQKKLTRAQEKVLQKLGKADETKDEQFEQCVQNFNKQLTEGTRLQKDLRTYLASVKAMHEASKKLNECLQEVYEPDWPGRDEANKIAENNDLLWVDYHQKLVDQALLTMDTYLGQFPDIKSRIAKRGRKLVDYDSARHHYESLQTAKKKDEAKIAKAEEELVKAQKVFEEMNVDLQEELPSLWNSRVGFYVNTFQSIAGLEENFHKEMSKLNQNLNDVLVSLEKQHGSNTFTIKAQPSDNAPAKGNKSPSPPPDGSPAATPEIRVNHEPEPAAAATPGAALPKSPSQLRKGPPVPPPPKHTPCTEVKQQQTLSLFEDTTVPEISVTTPSQPTESPAGSLPSREPSAAEGTFAVAWPSQTAEPGPAQPAEASEVTCGTHPAAGAQEPGETAASEAASSSLPALVVETFSAAVNGTVEGGSGAGRLDLPPGFMFKVQAQHDYTATDTDELQLKAGDVVLVIPFQNPEEQDEGWLMGVKESDWNLHKELEKCRGVFPENFTARVQ
- the BIN1 gene encoding myc box-dependent-interacting protein 1 isoform X2, giving the protein MAEMGSKGVTAGKIASNVQKKLTRAQEKVLQKLGKADETKDEQFEQCVQNFNKQLTEGTRLQKDLRTYLASVKAMHEASKKLNECLQEVYEPDWPGRDEANKIAENNDLLWVDYHQKLVDQALLTMDTYLGQFPDIKSRIAKRGRKLVDYDSARHHYESLQTAKKKDEAKIAKAEEELVKAQKVFEEMNVDLQEELPSLWNSRVGFYVNTFQSIAGLEENFHKEMSKLNQNLNDVLVSLEKQHGSNTFTIKAQPSDNAPAKGNKSPSPPPDGSPAATPEIRVNHEPEPAAAATPGAALPKSPSQLRKGPPVPPPPKHTPCTEVKQQQTLSLFEDTTVPEISVTTPSQFEAPGPFSEQASLLDLDFDPLPPVASPVKAPTPSGQSIPWDLWEPTESPAGSLPSREPSAAEGTFAVAWPSQTAEPGPAQPAEASEVTCGTHPAAGAQEPGETAASEAASSSLPALVVETFSAAVNGTVEGGSGAGRLDLPPGFMFKVQAQHDYTATDTDELQLKAGDVVLVIPFQNPEEQDEGWLMGVKESDWNLHKELEKCRGVFPENFTARVQ
- the BIN1 gene encoding myc box-dependent-interacting protein 1 isoform X5; this encodes MHEASKKLNECLQEVYEPDWPGRDEANKIAENNDLLWVDYHQKLVDQALLTMDTYLGQFPDIKSRIAKRGRKLVDYDSARHHYESLQTAKKKDEAKIAKPVSLLEKAAPQWCQGKLQAHLVAQTNLLRNQAEEELVKAQKVFEEMNVDLQEELPSLWNSRVGFYVNTFQSIAGLEENFHKEMSKLNQNLNDVLVSLEKQHGSNTFTIKAQPSDNAPAKGNKSPSPPPDGSPAATPEIRVNHEPEPAAAATPGAALPKSPSQLRKGPPVPPPPKHTPCTEVKQQQTLSLFEDTTVPEISVTTPSQFEAPGPFSEQASLLDLDFDPLPPVASPVKAPTPSGQSIPWDLWEPTESPAGSLPSREPSAAEGTFAVAWPSQTAEPGPAQPAEASEVTCGTHPAAGAQEPGETAASEAASSSLPALVVETFSAAVNGTVEGGSGAGRLDLPPGFMFKVQAQHDYTATDTDELQLKAGDVVLVIPFQNPEEQDEGWLMGVKESDWNLHKELEKCRGVFPENFTARVQ